The sequence TTCAAATGGGAAGGCTAAAGAGagttatttgtatgtaaatgtaggtTACATACTATATACAATTTCTCTCTTCAGATAGTGCCTACATAGGGAGCTCTTGTATTTTAGTAGTTTTTgttgtatattttatttcctcGGCAGTGTTAATCATAAATGTAACGGAACAATTGTAATAGAGAAAAATGTTGGCACAGAATATCAACAAAATTATTCCAATTCAGCAATGAGCAAACCCACAATACCTTCAAGGTGGGGTCCATTATGAGAAATGTCTAACTGTTTGATAGTTGTAGTTGGTTTATGGTAtttgattatcctttttttatcccTAATCGTGCATATTTGATTTGTTGGAACTATCATTTCAAGTCTAATTCTAAATCCGATTAAGAATATACGTACTCATATATAACATGAATTGTATAGATTTTTGATATCAGTAACATTTTCCTTTtgtgttaattttgttgtttggTTGAGTAAGAAGCTGTTCAGTtctgtatatgaataatataatatatagtggtGTTACGTGAGGAAACATTAATATTTTCAGTTATTCTGACAATATACCTTGCATTTTCTAAAGGTCAGAGCGGCCTATTGTCAGAGACGTGTTCCAGGGGCAACATAATGGACGTCCAGCAATTAGAATTGCCACGTGGAACCTCCAGCAATTGACGAAAGAAAAGGTTTGTAATCCTGTCAAAGCATTATTCATGCATCTCTTCTATAGTTAAGGAACTGATTGGTTTATACACATTGTTGCCTGAATGTGTTATTCTgtataataatgtaaacaattcGGAGCATAGTCGTTTAATGAGTTTATGATTTTAGCAACTAGGGAGGATATAGAAAATGTTAAATCTGTATTACAAGTCATCAAGGTCATTTCCAATTGAAATTGATCATAATTTcccaatttttttatttatatgcaaaacAGAACAGAGATAAGTAACAACTAACCCCAAACttatccctttatttttcttttgccaTTCAGATGTCCAATCCTGGGGTGCTGGAGGTTATCTGTCGCACAGTGTTGGAGAATGGGTTTAGCATCTTGGCCATCCAGGAAGTAGGAAGCAAAGACGTGTTAGAGAAAGTGAGTGGGGGCAGTTAGCTTGTCTTTTTCCCTAAATATGCGTTTATTGGCGCGTTGCTTTTTCCTAAatatgtgtttgttggtgtgttgcTTCAtcttcaatgtcatcattattattattatttttttttttcattattatttcttttactattggttctttttattattatgatgttcttattttgttggtgttactgttgttattgtaagtattcttttcatgtttttcttgttgttattgttattattattattattattgttatcattattattattattattattattattattattattattattgttgttgttattattgttattattattattattattattattattattattattattattattgttattagtattattgttgttgttattttcttcttattattattattaatataaatatcatttaatcatcataattgttatttctatgttttttattacgttttaattatttttcttgttattgttctctatttatatcagtattactattactattgttatcgttattaccatccttttcatcatattttgCAGATCTGCTCGGAACTTAACCAGAGCAGCTTGCGTCGTGTGCGTGAATGGGGAGGCCCCAAGGGAGAGTGGCGTTGGCAGGTGTCAGAGGAACCTGCGGGAAGAATGttccaggtgagagagagagagagagcgagacgaaggaaggaaaggaagggaaaggaaaggaaaatgagggaaggaaaaacaaagacacatatgtatattgtataaatatatatatatatatatatatatatatatatatatatatatatatatgtatatatatagatatgtatatatatagatatgtatatatatagatatgtatatatatatatatatatatatatatatatatatatatatatatatatatatatatatatatatatatatagaatatgcttaaatttactttgatttattagttttatttatcgTAAGAATTTCAGCAAAGTCCTCGTAAAGTATTGGTCTCTGTcttaaaatatttaatatcaCTGCCACCACTCCTTATttataaagagaagggagaaactcaTAATACCCATTCACTTGATTATCAAAAGGAATGACATAAAATCATTAGTTAAGTTACTCtactgacaaatatataaacatgaaactaGACATTTGACCCCTCCCCTGCTGGGTGGTGCATGCGGCAATTATGGAGCCCACCCAGTCCTGTTCAACCACTCTGGGTGACTCAAAGTTGAACCGCATTTACATACGTCTTTCCTCTCATAGTCTTCTACTTCCTCTGGTGTTTAATTTATAGGCTCTCTTGTGATcactagttttatatatatatatatatatatatatatatatattatatatatatattatatataaatatatatcatatattatacatatatatatatattatatattatacatatatatatatatatatatattatatatatattatatatatatgtatatattatatatatatatatattatatatattatatatatatattataaatatatatatatatattatatatatatatatatatatatatatatatatatatatatatatatatatatatatatatatatatatatatatatatatatattaagctggGCAGCCCCCGGTAAATTAGGTGAATTCCCGTGCCATTCTAGCTTGCTTCGCCTAGGTGTGTGGGGCTAGGCCAAAAGCCGAAAAGCTAGTCTTAATAAATACACCTGCCAAAACTCACTCAAAATCACAGAGACCAGCTCTGAAACTGGGAACCTGGAATGTCAGGACTATGCTTACTGGTATTTCAGTTGACCTTGGAAGCATAAATGACCTTAGAAAAACTGCAGTTATAAACAATGAGCTCTCTAGACTTGATGTCGACATTGTTGCACTGCAGGAGACGCGCCTTGCAGAGGCAGCTAGCCTACGCGAGAAAGACTATACCTTCTATTGGCATGGTAAgccaaaagatgagagaagggagcatGGTGTCGGCTTTGCTGTGAAGAATAGTCTGTTGAAAATTATTGAACCTCCAACAAACGGCTCTGAACGTATTCTCACAATGAGACTCAACACCACCACTTGCCCTGTGACACTCATCAGTGTCTACGCGCCAACTCTCATGGCCTCCTCTGACACAAAAGATGAGTTTTATGAAAATCTCTGTGCCACCCTTCTGAAAGTTCCTCCAAAAGACCAAGTTATTCTACTTGGCGATTTCAATGCCCGTGTTGGTAGTGACTACGAGGCTTGGCCTTCTTGTTTAGGCAAACTCAATGTTGGcaaagttaatgaaaatggtCAGAGACTTCTTGAATTTTGCACGCGTCTCAATCTTTGCGTTGCTAACTCATTCTTTCAGACTAAACCTCAGAATAAAGTTTCTTGGAGACATCCACGCAGCAAGCATTGGCATCAGCTTGATCTTGTGCTTGTTCGTAGATCAAACCTCAATTCCATCAAAGTTGTTCGTTCTTATCAGTGCTGACTGTGATATTgatcatttgcttgtttgttgcaaaGTTAAGCTCTCTCCAAAAAAGATGTTCTTTTCTAAGGCTAAGGGAAAGCCTCGTCTGAACACTGCAAACATGCAGGATGCTGTGCTTGTGTCACAATTTACAAACCTTTTTGAAAAGGAATATTCAATCATAGAGTCAGATCAAGCTGAAAAGCGATGGCAGTCTTTGAAATCTGCAATGCACAGCTGTGCACTTGCAacctttggtagaaaaaaaaccaaGTCTTCTGACTGGTTTGAGACAAAGTCTAAGATACTTAATCCTGTTATTGTGAAAAAGAGGCAAATGCAGTGCGTGTACAACAAGCACCCCAGTAGAGAAAATCTGTACAAGCTCCGGCAAGCCAGAAATGAGGCCAAGCAGATAGTCAGGCGTTGCGCCAATGACTACTGGATGGAGCTGAGTCAGCACATTGAAAATGCCTCTGCTACAGGCAATATCAGAGCCATGTATGAGGGCATTAAGACTGCAACAGGGCCTACTCAGATCAAATCTGCCCCCTTGAAATCCTCCTCTGGAGAACTTATTGTGGACAAGGGTAAGCAGttggatcgctggaaagagcattaTTCTGTCCTATACTCTAGGCAGAGCTCTGTTTCTGAGTCCGCACTTGCTGCGATGAAGCAACTTAGTGTTTTACATGAGCTTGATGAGATGCCTACAATCTCTGAGCTGAGTAAAGCTATTGACCAGCTTGCCCCTGGTAAAGCTCCAGGAAGTGATGAGATACCTCCTGATTTAATCAAACAGTGTCAGACAGTCCTCCTTAAACCTATTTATGatcttctttgttgttgctgggcagaaggtgaagtgccacaggacatgagagatactaagatagttactctctacaagaataaaggtgaacggagtgactgcaacaattacaggggcatatctctccttagtatagtgggcaaggtatatgcaagagttcttcttgtcagttacaaaagcttgctgagcgtgtctatcctgaatctcagtgtggtttcagggcaggccgatcaactattgacatgatctttgcatcgagacagcttcaggagaaatgcagggagcaaaatatgccattatttcttgcttttgtcgatctgactaaagcgtttgacacagttagtcgtgagggactgtacttggcgctttctaaaattggctgccctccaaagctcctttgtctagttagatccttccaccagaacatgaaagggacagtgcagtttgatggaaatttgtctgagccttttgacatacgcaacggcgtgaagcaaggttgcgtcctagccccaaccctctttgggatctttttctcaatgctccttaaacacgcttttggtgatgtgaaagagggtatcttccttaggactcggtccgatgggcggcttttcaaccttgctagactcagagcaaaaaccaaagtaagagaggctatgatcagagacatgctatttgctgatgatgctggcattgccactcacacagaagaggagctccaacttttgatggaccgcctctccatagcttgtaaagaatttggcctgatcattagcctcccaaagaccaaaattctgtctcagggctcatccattaagccttcaatccaaattgacaactatgagctaggtgtcgttgaggattttacgtacctaggctctagcatctctgaatctctttcattagactcagagattaacaagaggataggcaaagctgcaggtaccctgtcaaagctaactgacagagtgtgggagaactccacattgaaagtcagcacaaaaatgtcagtctacagtgcatgtatattgagcactttgctctatggcagcgagacttggacaccctatgctagacaagaagagcgtcttcagatattccatctgagaaacctgcgtttcatccttggcatcaagtgggaagaaaggaagacaaatgttgcggtgcttgaaatagctggccttccttccatttacacactgcttaggcagcgtcgactgagatggctgggtcatgtccacagaatggatgatggcagaatccctaaagacttgctctatggagagcttgtggaaggggagagagtcagagggcaccccctactcaggtatagagatgtctgcaagagggatatgaaagccctggacattgacgtggcatcttgggagacaattgccgcaaacagggatgcttggaagctaaccctgaaacgtcagcttcctaaaggggaaagtagatggaaggcatatgtcgctgaaaaacgtgcaagaagaaaggcaacagcaggcgtgcatctgcaactaccttccgccttcatttgtccaaactgcggcagagattgcaaggctcgcattggccttctcagccacagcaagaaatgttcccactaagcttgttctttctgttaattctatgctgcttctacatatgttatctctatgcaaacattgttttatctttattttataaatttgtacgccgtgcactctgcgtactgccatgtgtggaaaaatgtttattttctatatatttttgttttaactatgtcgagcgctacccatagtcagacatgacttcagggggcctactactactactactatatatatatatatatatatatatatatatatatatatatatatatatatatatataatgtatatatatatatacatacacatatgtatgactgGTGTGAGCTTGCTATTCCTTGGGATAATCCCATTATCATTTGGTTGAAATAGTATAGAAAAGGTCTTCTGATATTTGGAAATTTTGAAACgtaatttttttgtcatttaacATTCTAAATAGCAACTTTTATTTTACACAGGGTTCGGAATATGCAGCCTTTATATACAATGTTCGTCACAATGTTCAacttctgtctgcttgtcttctTAAtgtacacaacaataacaacaaaaaagccaATACATCCTTTACAAGAAAACCATACCTTGGCTATTTTAAGGTAAGAATTATGGAGATTCAATATGTCAACTATTTGCAATAACTATTTTGCTTTTTCTTGTGCATGTATGATTGTTTTCATGTTCTGCTGTGGGTATAATATATAGGTAATGGTATgtgatgaatggtaaaacactcttccatgctaaaactatggtagaaaaacccacaaggcaaaaactagatttattgaaagtgagactacagttttgaaatccacctggattccatcctcagacctgagaatggaatccaggtggttttcaaaactgtagtctcactttcaataaatcttgtttttgcactgtgtgtttttctcctaccggaatggtatatatatatatatatatatatatatatatatatatatatatatatatatatatatatataagtgtgttaaGGGATGTGACAAATGGAGAAAAGTTTGTAAAGTTTAgccttagagaaaaaaaaaaaaaatctcaaagaaCAAACGGACAAGAAAAGTATAACAAAAAAGTAtaaggaaaaaatgtatatacataagcaaacacaAATGCAGATGGCATGGGTGGCAAGAAGAGCATTAGATGAGAAGGAGCATAGACAAGAGATGAATGACTAGACAGATTGTTCACCATCTCTAGCATGATAACAGGATTAATGAGGTCCCATGACTGGGTCCTGTCACCTAGCTGGCATTGGAAAGAAACCAAGTAGCATGCAAACTAGTCAAACACAATGTGAGGTGCCATGACATTGTTGTAAAAGGAGAATGTAAGTGAGGTCACCAATGACTCAAAAGAGGAGTGCAtgccttccaccctccacctgctagacagaaacagaagagtAAAGGTCCTTGTACCATGGTCAAAGAATATGGAGGTAGACAGCCTATCCTTTGCTAGTCAACCATGTACCAGTAGCTTGGGTATCACATATGAATCACACCATACTTGGTTTGGCTGCTTCCTTGGAAATTGCTCTGCTTCCTTGGAAATTGCTCTGCTCATTCATTACTGAGGCTTCCTGCATGCACCAAACAGCACTCGGACTTGGTTGCTTCCACAGGGAGGAGCATGTACACTAGTGGCTAGACATTGCACATGCATTACATGGCAACATGTGTAGTTCAAACTGTGGAATCTAGAAAGGAGAACCTGTAGCTTTGACTACTTTGTGGAGAGTTGCTCAGCATGTTTGTGGTAAAAAGCACCAGTGAGCACAACATAACAGCAGGATGCAGCACGTGCTCTTGGTGGCTTAAACATCTCACATGCCATGTTTTGCAGAGCTATGCAGCTCACTTGGGTCTAAAGCCTCTCACATGCATCAACAGGCAACTTGGAGTGGCTGCTTCCTCAGGGAAAGGCTTGGTGTACCAGTGGCTAGGCATCTCATATACTCATAGGCAACTGGCAAGAAATGGACTGTCAGCTCTAGCATTTATGGCATAAACATCTCACTTGTACCACTGAGAACCCAGCTAAGGAAAAAGGATAGAAATAAGTCTGCATCAAAATAGATTTCCAGTTCAGTTTGGAGAGAAAGGAACTTATCTCACCCAAGATTCAAATCCAGGGCTGTACGTACatgcttgtttttatttcatgATACTTTTGTGCATGACAATAACACATGTTTATTGGTAGATGTCATGACAAGGAAACAAATGTACTTGGATCATATATTGACTTTTGTGAAATCAAGGTTCAcagatgtaaatatttttatctgATATTCAAATTTTGTAATACAAtatgtaagaaaaagagaaaggaagataaaaataatacaaaagagagacataggtgtttatgtgtgtatgtgtgtatatatgtaaatatatgtgttatatatgtatatatgtgtgtgtgtgtttgtgcagaaaatttatgaatgagaatgaatatcttcacagtatatgagatgtatttaactggttttgaatatatctttgtcagaaatacatgtatatctgacaGAGATATATTTGAAGCCAGTTAAacacatctcttatattgtgaagagattaattctcattcataccctctttacatttgttgcaatgaatacagttcataaatatatatatatatatatatatatatatatatatatatatatatatatatataatatatctaatgtgcaaaatagaaaatatataaaagattaagTCCAGTTATAGCCTACAATTTGAAAACTTTCCCATCTTGCAGGCAAACAACCTAGACTTTGTGGTGGTAAGCCTCCACATCAAGGCCGTCAACTTCAATGGGAGGAAAGATGAATTAAATGACACCTTGGTCGAGGTGGAGGACAACGACAACAGCGATAACATAGACAATAACGAGAGTCCGGTCCTCAATGAGAAAACGGACAAGGGAAACTCTCAGCTGGGACCCCTTGTCACGGTGCTCAAGGAGAAGCTGACCAACGAGCGCGACATCGTCCTTCTTGGGGATTTCAACATGCCTCCGGATAATAAGGGTGAGTGGGATGGTTGCGGCACAGGTCTAGGTTTAGATtcgttttgtgatttttttttcgtgtgtttctcaagtcagaaaaataagatttttttttttttttttttttttttttttttttttttttttcatttcatactttcttattttctttttctgttcttttttctttctttctttctttctcttttttttttttttcctctcccctcttccattcttgCTCTTGATCTTCTTCAGcttcttgttattgatattctttgatattctttttcctcttctcctcctccttatcctcctcctcatcctcttctccctcttcctctcctctcctgtatacccccatttccccttcttccacctcttcctcctcctcctccccctcctcccctcctcccctcctcccctcctcccctcctcttcctcctcttcctcctccatcttcctctacttttcctcttcctttttcttcctcttcttttcctccttcctccttcctgcctcctcctcctgttcctcttcttcttcttcctcctccttctccttctccttcttcttctacctcctcattcttcttcttcttcttcttcttcttctacctcctcattcttcttcttcttcttcttcttcttcttcttcttcttcttcttcttcttcttcttcttcttcttcttcttcttcttcttcttcttcttcttcttcttcttcttcttcttcttcttcttcttcttcttcttcttcttcttcttcttcttcttcttcttcttcttcttcttcttcttcttcttcttcttcttcttccttccttcccattgatatccctcacttccctcattcatcctcatcctcttttttttttttttttttttttttttttacattggtaCTTCAGTGTACaaccaataataataccaagacgAACAAAAAGTGACGGTATTCAGTAATGAGATTTATCAATGAGCTTGTACTAGCTTGTATTGTATTTTATGAATGAGCTTCTGTTATTTCTCAGAGTGTTTGTTTTCTCAAAATCAGTACTGTTTAATGAATGGGCTTATAATGTTTTCAGTCCTTAGAATACTAGTATTTTGAAATAATGTCAATGTGTTAGAACTTAGTATCCTTTCCATTGCAACAGCTTTTGATGTCTTGCGAGAAACATCCTACACTAACATTGTGCCAGCTGACAGTTTTACAAACATCAGTGCGAAGAACAACCAGGGAACTTCCTGTTACGACAACATCTGGCTAAATCCACACACAAGAAGTGTATACACAGGTTTGTATAATGTATGATGTTGCTTTGTGTTATGATTTTACAAGTGAAGTGAAGTAGAGATATCTTGCGAAGATACTTTTATTAATTCTTTCACTAAggtagttatttttttctttcttttttttctccgtagGTAACTGGGGTGTTGTTCGAGAAGGCATGAGTCACTTGGCTATCCCTCGAGGCTGGTTATGGGGTGGGATGGTGAGCAATCACTGCCCTGTCTACTGTGATCTCTACTCTAATGTCAGTCCCAATTCAGGCCAACAGGGCAGCTTGCAGCTCACCAGAAACATGGGAGAGGTTTTGAGAGATGAGTGATGCTGTTGAGAGCAGCAAAACAAGGATGAATAATGTTGAACATAGCCATTGAAAAGAGCCATAGAATGaacagtagaatatatatatgagaatggaATTGAAGAATACAGTAGCCCTAGTCCATGTGTGAGCAGACTGAGCAAATTTTCAGATGCTTGTTACTGACACTTCAGTCGAAGATCTCAGGGTTTGAATTAGAAGTCCCAGTTATGTTCCACTCTTTTATCTTGCTGATTCTGATTTACTCAGGATGTTTTCCTGCATGGATCATCACAACTGGAAAAGGTTTGGATCTTGCAGTTTCAAAGTGTACTCTCTAGGTCTGCTTTGAAAATGTTCTGTTATTTACAGGCTTTGAAGTAAGGAGTGGTGTTACAtacagtaatagcaatagaaattGTTTAACTTAAATCGTGGCATCCTTTAATacacttcctcttcatctccagtTGAACTTCAGTCATATTCGTCTTCATTACAAATCATCCTCTTCACCTTTGATATTTGTGAGTTGCCTGTGATTGTTTTGGTAACAGCATCATAGAGCTTTAGTGGAAGAAGTGGAACACATTGTCCACTGAACTATTTGTTTGCAAGTTGTTGGGGTTTGTTCATATCCACTGTGATATTCTTGCTGCCTGTAGTACAGTGAACATGCTCAAGTTTTGCCACTGTTATCAATTGCTCTGAGGTAGAAATTTCAAGAACTTTAGATTAAAGAGTAGGATGTTTGTGTTGTTCAGAAAAAAGACTGCTGCAACGTCACTGGTCTCTGACTTCTTGCTGGTTAGCATGTCTGTTTTGCCTATTTTAAGGTGCAGATTTGTTATGCATTTCTTGTCAGAGGTATGTGATTTTTTTAGATTTATAGGAAATTTGGTCTCCTTTTTGAAAAGGTGAGCTGATATCAGATGCAGctgaaatgtatttttctttttcaagctaatttatttaattgtttatttaccaTTGCTAATGAATTTAGATATTAACCACTATTTCCAGAATGGATAATCATGACAGACTGACATATTACGAATGAGGAGAAAAacctacatataatacatatgcatataatacaaaagtattgtatgtatataaccaAGATATTGTGATTTTCCTTGCTTGCATTTGCCCTGTTTAAGAGCTGTTCAGAAACCACAAGAATATGTGTTCATCCCACTGAGGTTGCCATTGATTTCTTGTATTGGAAGCCTGTAACATTTTGCCTGTTTTGtgcattttcatttccctttggAGCCATATTGATCAGATGTTTTAGTAATATTGCTTGATCAGTAATCATTTACTGAAAGTTATGTATTTAATTTGTGTGATTGGTATTctgacttgtgtatatatgtataaaatgctaATTTGTTTAGCGATTAAAATGTATGATACTAAATTTACAATATATTCAAGTTAAATTCGGTTAGGATGTGTGTATTACAACGTGGGAAGACATTTGACATATTGAATAGATTTTATGAAGACAATATACACTAAGGACAGTTTTTACAAAGGTACTGATTAAtgtaaataatgttatatatgaatCATAGATATTTATTTAATGTGTTCTATATTTATTGACTagcttttcctttacatttttgtttgttattacttttctttttacagtAGAAATCCAGGTATTTTGTCAGTTTTACATTATCTAGCCATTCATTTTAGGAATGTCATTTCTCCACTCAGTCACAAAGATTTATTTTAACAGCCACCAAAACAAAATTTTCTCAACAAAGCATGTCTCGTTCACCATTTATCGTAGGGAATTTTTGTGCGTTTGAGTCCCATTAGCTGCCCATTAATGGTGAgctctttgactttttttttttcttgttcttccttctttccttccatccttctttccttattcacGCAGGTTAAtgctgtgtttttccttttttttttatgacattacCATTGTCTCTGTAATTATTGATCCATTGATGCAgggagtgcatatatacatggctTTTCTGCCAAGattttaatgttttgatattCTTTACACATATGTTAGATAGTAAAGTACAGGGCCTGCCTGATCTCACTTATTTAGTTTATTCTTAAATTTTTTTGAaagaatttttattgttattaatattattcctgtTAATAATGTCtagtgattataatattgatgagaatgatgattgtaacagtgatagtaatgaaaattaaaaagctTTACCAAAAAATCTAAGGAATGAAGTAAACAGTTGA is a genomic window of Penaeus chinensis breed Huanghai No. 1 chromosome 23, ASM1920278v2, whole genome shotgun sequence containing:
- the LOC125037308 gene encoding endonuclease/exonuclease/phosphatase family domain-containing protein 1-like isoform X2, whose amino-acid sequence is MGQCTSGELPPANQDAVDGEIVTERRLSLAENISEKTSNRKFLRRRSSTTSWVSSKFGRGRKARDLSAAFNLLDYDAKINLVNINTAPEEELMTLPGVTRSVAKNIVDYRNTIGGFRRVEDLALVSGIGANKLQHFKNEITVKKKSSSRSSSRTQSVDSLSCESIRSQRSQSQSQGGRSIRGSPVRVINVNTASIFELMNVHGMNQEMAANIVEHRERKGPFKSIDDLVKVRGINSRVLSILKVYLTLNDLTPSSPPLSDVTSVASYSKVYQRNLDGKLSGHASPCHIVFRRVPYLLDIKDYRSHRRTHSAPLDSDDTTGRITNSLQSGDPRMSVDFYTEIFELLSVKSERPIVRDVFQGQHNGRPAIRIATWNLQQLTKEKMSNPGVLEVICRTVLENGFSILAIQEVGSKDVLEKICSELNQSSLRRVREWGGPKGEWRWQVSEEPAGRMFQGSEYAAFIYNVRHNVQLLSACLLNVHNNNNKKANTSFTRKPYLGYFKANNLDFVVVSLHIKAVNFNGRKDELNDTLVEVEDNDNSDNIDNNESPVLNEKTDKGNSQLGPLVTVLKEKLTNERDIVLLGDFNMPPDNKAFDVLRETSYTNIVPADSFTNISAKNNQGTSCYDNIWLNPHTRSVYTGNWGVVREGMSHLAIPRGWLWGGMVSNHCPVYCDLYSNVSPNSGQQGSLQLTRNMGEVLRDE
- the LOC125037308 gene encoding endonuclease/exonuclease/phosphatase family domain-containing protein 1-like isoform X3, with protein sequence MGQCTSGELPPANQDAVDGEIVTERRLSLAENISEKTSNRKFLRRRSSTTSWVSSKFGRGRKARDLSAAFNLLDYDAKINLVNINTAPEEELMTLPGVTRSVAKNIVDYRNTIGGFRRVEDLALVSGIGANKLQHFKNEITVKKKSSRSHFLPSSRSSSRTQSVDSLSCESIRSQRSQSQSQGGRSIRGSPVRVINVNTASIFELMNVHGMNQEMAANIVEHRERKGPFKSIDDLVKVRGINSRVLSILKVYLTLNDLTPSSPPLSDVTSVASYSKVYQRNLDGKLSGHRRTHSAPLDSDDTTGRITNSLQSGDPRMSVDFYTEIFELLSVKSERPIVRDVFQGQHNGRPAIRIATWNLQQLTKEKMSNPGVLEVICRTVLENGFSILAIQEVGSKDVLEKICSELNQSSLRRVREWGGPKGEWRWQVSEEPAGRMFQGSEYAAFIYNVRHNVQLLSACLLNVHNNNNKKANTSFTRKPYLGYFKANNLDFVVVSLHIKAVNFNGRKDELNDTLVEVEDNDNSDNIDNNESPVLNEKTDKGNSQLGPLVTVLKEKLTNERDIVLLGDFNMPPDNKAFDVLRETSYTNIVPADSFTNISAKNNQGTSCYDNIWLNPHTRSVYTGNWGVVREGMSHLAIPRGWLWGGMVSNHCPVYCDLYSNVSPNSGQQGSLQLTRNMGEVLRDE